A stretch of Crossiella cryophila DNA encodes these proteins:
- a CDS encoding ABC transporter permease, whose translation MRRPWKLGLAVALIFAFLYLPIGWLALASFNDSAQVSRITGFSTRWYTALAEDDRVLTALGLTLRLAFTSAAVCVLLGTLAAFGLRKAFRGRAVWTVLLTLPLVVPEVVMGISLLAFCVKLAGIPLGFGALLAAHVAFSLSFVVVVVRARLAGMDPRLEEAAADLGAPPFTAFRTVTWPLVAPAVAAGAAFAFLLSFDDVVISSYLGDAGSTTLPVFIYGQASKRGISPEIVALSTAMVATSALLLLAGVATASWRARKAGTHLNLTQSH comes from the coding sequence GTGAGACGCCCCTGGAAACTCGGCCTCGCGGTGGCCCTGATCTTCGCCTTCCTCTACCTCCCCATCGGCTGGCTGGCCCTGGCCTCCTTCAACGACTCAGCGCAGGTCAGCCGAATCACCGGCTTCAGCACCCGCTGGTACACCGCCCTGGCCGAAGACGACCGAGTCCTCACCGCCCTCGGCCTGACCCTCCGCCTGGCCTTCACCAGCGCGGCGGTCTGCGTCCTACTCGGCACCCTGGCCGCCTTCGGCCTCCGCAAAGCCTTCCGCGGCCGAGCAGTCTGGACGGTCCTGCTCACCCTGCCCCTGGTGGTCCCCGAGGTGGTGATGGGCATCAGCCTGCTCGCCTTCTGCGTCAAACTGGCAGGCATCCCCCTAGGCTTCGGCGCCCTGCTGGCGGCTCACGTCGCCTTCTCCCTCAGCTTCGTGGTCGTAGTAGTCCGAGCCCGCCTCGCAGGCATGGACCCCCGCCTGGAAGAAGCCGCCGCCGACCTGGGCGCACCCCCCTTCACCGCCTTCCGCACCGTCACCTGGCCCCTGGTCGCCCCCGCGGTGGCCGCAGGAGCCGCCTTCGCCTTCCTGCTCTCCTTCGACGACGTGGTCATCTCCAGCTACCTGGGCGACGCGGGCTCCACCACCCTCCCCGTCTTCATCTACGGCCAAGCCAGCAAACGAGGCATCTCCCCAGAAATAGTCGCCCTCTCCACCGCCATGGTCGCCACCAGCGCCCTACTCCTACTGGCAGGCGTGGCAACAGCCTCCTGGCGAGCCCGAAAAGCAGGCACCCACCTAAACCTCACCCAATCCCACTAA
- a CDS encoding ABC transporter permease has translation MSGRLAAQLKRHALLSPAGLWLALFLLAPLALVVQYSFATRDTGVTHVVLPWTSQAYRSALDPAFLPIFGRTLLYALATTAVCLLLGFPLAWFIARHGGRWRTALLAAVLVPFWSSYLARIYAWKALLDDDGLVNQALAVIGLNADGGFLRTDGAVILGLSYGFLPFMVLPLYVACERFDHRLAEASYDLGHGRISTFCRIVLPGVAPGVLAGSLLVLVPAAGDFVTPKLLGGVDQSTFGSVIDDQFRSGNNWPLGSAMAVLLLVLVVVVLVLRGRRGEDVL, from the coding sequence GTGAGCGGGCGGCTGGCCGCGCAGCTCAAGCGGCACGCGCTGCTCTCCCCGGCCGGGCTGTGGCTGGCCCTGTTCCTGCTGGCCCCACTCGCGCTGGTGGTGCAGTACAGCTTCGCCACCCGCGACACCGGCGTCACCCACGTGGTCCTGCCCTGGACCAGCCAGGCATATCGCAGTGCCCTGGACCCGGCCTTCCTGCCCATCTTCGGCCGCACCCTGCTCTACGCGTTGGCCACCACCGCCGTCTGCCTGCTGCTGGGCTTTCCGCTGGCCTGGTTCATCGCCCGGCACGGCGGCCGCTGGCGCACCGCGTTGCTGGCCGCGGTACTGGTCCCGTTCTGGTCCTCCTACCTGGCCCGTATCTACGCCTGGAAGGCCCTGCTGGACGACGACGGCCTGGTCAACCAGGCTCTCGCCGTGATCGGCCTCAACGCCGACGGCGGCTTCCTGCGCACCGACGGCGCGGTGATCCTCGGCCTCAGCTACGGCTTCCTCCCGTTCATGGTGCTGCCGCTCTACGTGGCCTGCGAACGCTTCGACCACCGCCTGGCCGAGGCCAGCTACGACCTGGGCCACGGCCGGATCTCCACCTTCTGCCGGATCGTGCTGCCCGGCGTGGCGCCCGGCGTGCTGGCCGGTTCACTGCTGGTGCTGGTCCCCGCCGCCGGCGATTTCGTCACCCCGAAACTCCTCGGCGGGGTGGACCAGTCCACCTTCGGCAGCGTCATCGACGACCAGTTCCGCAGCGGCAACAACTGGCCCCTCGGCTCGGCCATGGCGGTCCTGCTGCTGGTGCTGGTCGTCGTCGTGCTCGTGCTGCGCGGCAGACGAGGGGAGGACGTCCTGTGA
- a CDS encoding polyamine ABC transporter substrate-binding protein, which produces MTKQVRIARLWDTDSPRVTRRSMLRSMAFFAVAAQGLAACGIGEAPGGGPSGAPEPSKVKASNAKDEKQLNFYNWTDYIAPDTLSGFEADSGIKVTYDNFSSNDEMEAKIASGGAGYDLVVPSDNFLRRFRRAGLLQPLDHDLIPNLGNLDKRFAEADYDPGNRFSAPWAWGTTGLAYSKKTLGTFTGFGAFDHPAIKGRSSILDEARDGMSLGLLALGHDPNTTDTAKIDEAVKYLLALKKKIGQITSDVIQPLSSGQVVLAQVYSGDAFQARDDNADVAYAIPTEGGLSYVDLLCVPKNAPHAANAHRFIDYILRADVGAKLANAVRYGSPNAAAKPMIEKELLEDPLVYPSVEALAKLPFTKDLDREVEARYADAWTKVKTG; this is translated from the coding sequence ATGACCAAGCAGGTGCGGATCGCCCGGTTGTGGGACACCGACAGCCCGCGGGTCACCCGCCGCAGCATGCTGCGCTCGATGGCCTTCTTCGCCGTGGCCGCCCAGGGGCTCGCTGCCTGCGGCATCGGCGAGGCCCCCGGCGGCGGGCCCAGCGGCGCGCCGGAGCCGAGCAAGGTCAAGGCGAGCAACGCCAAGGACGAGAAGCAGCTCAACTTCTACAACTGGACCGACTACATCGCGCCGGACACCCTCAGCGGGTTCGAGGCCGACTCGGGCATCAAGGTCACCTACGACAACTTCAGCTCCAACGACGAGATGGAAGCCAAGATCGCTTCCGGCGGCGCGGGCTATGACCTGGTGGTGCCCAGCGACAACTTCCTGCGCCGCTTCCGCCGCGCCGGACTGCTCCAGCCGCTGGACCACGACCTGATCCCGAACCTGGGCAACCTGGACAAGCGCTTCGCCGAGGCCGACTACGACCCAGGCAACCGGTTCTCCGCGCCGTGGGCCTGGGGCACAACGGGTCTGGCCTACTCCAAGAAGACCCTGGGCACCTTCACCGGGTTCGGCGCCTTCGACCACCCGGCGATCAAGGGCCGCAGCTCGATCCTGGACGAGGCCCGCGACGGCATGTCGCTGGGCCTGCTCGCACTGGGCCACGACCCGAACACCACGGATACCGCCAAGATCGACGAGGCGGTGAAGTACCTGCTGGCGCTGAAGAAGAAGATCGGCCAGATCACCTCGGACGTGATCCAGCCGCTCAGCTCCGGCCAGGTGGTGCTGGCCCAGGTCTACTCCGGCGACGCCTTCCAGGCCCGCGACGACAACGCCGACGTGGCCTACGCCATCCCCACCGAGGGCGGACTGTCCTATGTGGACCTGTTGTGCGTGCCCAAGAACGCCCCGCACGCGGCCAACGCGCACCGGTTCATCGACTACATCCTGCGTGCCGACGTGGGTGCCAAGCTGGCCAACGCGGTCCGCTACGGCAGTCCCAACGCCGCCGCCAAGCCGATGATCGAGAAGGAGTTGCTGGAGGACCCGCTGGTCTACCCCTCGGTCGAGGCGCTGGCCAAGCTGCCCTTCACCAAGGACCTGGACCGGGAGGTCGAGGCCCGCTACGCCGATGCGTGGACCAAGGTGAAGACGGGGTGA
- a CDS encoding ABC transporter ATP-binding protein: MTAEFHPVEARTPDTYAPVAVGIHGVTRRFADQVAVDGVDLRVHEGEFFSVLGPSGCGKTTLLRMIAGFADPDAGRIELDGVSMVGVPPYRRDVNTVFQSYALFPHLSVWDNVAYGLRRKKLRGAELRQRVGEHLELVQLSGFARRRPAQLSGGQQQRVAIARALAAQPRLLLLDEPLGALDAQLRKQMQIELMRIQREVGTTFLYVTHDQEEALVLSHRIAVLNAGRVEQVGYPEDVYERPATRFVAGFIGTSNILDATVSGSADGWLELTAPGVTRLRAQAGERALGHGEPVAVTVRPEKLHLYDLDGAEQPPTGWCALEGTVLDVVYTGLSTQYVIDVPGGGQLVAFVQNTRRISDAGTPGQPVRLAWDPEYTVVLGEQGKRP; this comes from the coding sequence TTGACCGCTGAGTTCCACCCCGTCGAAGCGCGCACCCCGGACACCTACGCCCCGGTCGCGGTCGGGATCCACGGGGTCACCCGCCGATTCGCCGACCAGGTCGCTGTCGACGGCGTGGACCTGCGGGTGCACGAGGGCGAGTTCTTCTCCGTGCTCGGCCCCTCCGGCTGCGGCAAGACCACGCTGCTGCGGATGATCGCCGGTTTCGCCGACCCGGACGCCGGGCGGATCGAGCTGGACGGGGTGTCCATGGTCGGCGTGCCGCCCTACCGGCGCGATGTGAACACCGTCTTCCAGTCCTACGCGCTGTTCCCGCACCTGAGCGTGTGGGACAACGTGGCCTACGGGCTGCGCCGCAAGAAGCTGCGCGGCGCGGAGCTGAGACAGCGGGTCGGCGAGCACCTGGAACTGGTGCAGCTGTCCGGGTTCGCCCGGCGGCGGCCGGCCCAGCTCTCCGGCGGGCAGCAGCAGCGGGTGGCCATCGCCCGCGCGCTGGCCGCCCAGCCCCGGCTGTTGCTGCTGGACGAGCCGCTGGGCGCGCTGGACGCCCAGCTGCGCAAGCAGATGCAGATCGAGCTGATGCGGATCCAGCGCGAGGTCGGCACCACCTTCCTCTACGTCACCCACGACCAGGAGGAGGCGCTGGTCCTCTCGCACCGGATCGCGGTGCTCAACGCGGGCCGGGTGGAGCAGGTCGGCTACCCGGAGGACGTCTACGAGCGGCCGGCGACCCGGTTCGTGGCCGGGTTCATCGGCACCTCCAACATCCTGGACGCCACCGTGTCCGGGTCGGCCGACGGCTGGCTGGAGCTGACCGCCCCCGGCGTCACCCGGCTGCGCGCGCAGGCCGGCGAGCGCGCCCTCGGGCACGGCGAGCCGGTCGCGGTCACCGTGCGGCCGGAGAAGCTGCACCTCTACGACCTCGACGGCGCCGAGCAGCCGCCGACGGGCTGGTGCGCGCTGGAGGGGACCGTGCTGGACGTGGTCTACACCGGCCTGTCCACCCAGTACGTGATCGACGTGCCCGGCGGCGGCCAGCTGGTCGCCTTCGTGCAGAACACCCGCCGGATCTCCGACGCGGGCACGCCTGGGCAGCCGGTGCGGCTGGCCTGGGATCCGGAGTACACCGTTGTCCTCGGCGAGCAGGGGAAGAGGCCATGA
- a CDS encoding DUF2631 domain-containing protein: protein MATAPGTELDKRTGAALDTHDEPSVEWGWHGHFPRATKITGWFSVVAILGMLIGNHTGWNEDVYLILTAVFMAGALIRWQIKDRTSWRN, encoded by the coding sequence GTGGCTACCGCCCCTGGCACGGAGCTGGACAAGCGGACCGGCGCTGCCCTCGACACGCACGACGAACCCTCGGTCGAGTGGGGCTGGCACGGGCACTTCCCGCGCGCCACCAAGATCACGGGCTGGTTCTCCGTCGTGGCCATCCTCGGCATGCTGATCGGCAACCACACCGGCTGGAACGAGGACGTCTACCTCATCCTGACCGCGGTGTTCATGGCCGGTGCGCTGATCCGCTGGCAGATCAAGGACCGCACCTCCTGGCGGAACTGA
- a CDS encoding beta-class carbonic anhydrase — protein MSVTDELLEHNAAYAAAFTGPLPLPPARGLAVLACMDARIDVYRVLGLKEGESHVIRNAGGVVTEDEIRSLAISQRLLGTTEIILIHHTDCGMLTFTDDAFKASIQEDTGVKPSWAAEAFSDLDTDVRQSIARIKNSPYIPHTDSVRGFVFDVATGKLNEVV, from the coding sequence ATGTCGGTCACCGACGAACTGCTCGAGCACAACGCCGCCTACGCCGCTGCCTTCACCGGCCCGCTGCCGCTGCCGCCCGCCCGCGGCCTGGCCGTGCTGGCCTGCATGGACGCCCGGATCGACGTCTACCGGGTGCTCGGCCTCAAGGAGGGCGAGTCGCACGTCATCCGCAACGCCGGTGGCGTGGTCACCGAGGACGAGATCCGCTCGCTGGCGATCAGCCAGCGGCTGCTCGGCACCACCGAGATCATCCTCATCCACCACACCGACTGCGGGATGCTGACCTTCACCGACGACGCCTTCAAGGCCTCGATCCAGGAGGACACCGGGGTCAAGCCGTCCTGGGCGGCGGAGGCGTTCAGCGATCTGGACACCGACGTGCGGCAGTCCATCGCGCGGATCAAGAACAGCCCGTACATCCCGCACACGGACTCGGTGCGCGGGTTCGTCTTCGACGTCGCGACCGGGAAGCTGAACGAGGTCGTCTGA